A section of the Salvelinus fontinalis isolate EN_2023a chromosome 33, ASM2944872v1, whole genome shotgun sequence genome encodes:
- the numa1 gene encoding nuclear mitotic apparatus protein 1 isoform X2 has protein sequence MVLHLDKEHALLEWVNHLNVDLPVRSINDLQDGVLLMKLVYKLRKEEPAKSYLDQHVQERLKVVSDFLQGDCRCSTERGALISWDNISNGLNLEVELSKVLVLLYYHSVINNHVDLNQLEYKFEVELASMLRFVLDNENSLYLSENLEKYLRKKPLFSFNSDISSTSSSSLFNDESPVFQRRKKIGSVQFLDLQTVASSSVSSPLQDVMNTPQFQLKKLQRQLRQERDMRDELEKDLTTSATTLTQRESQICQLQHRIEKLLREQAEQEQEPRDELQELHSKNEGLRTRLHEVLKECQALKTNSSQMERKVDSLTEENGTLSAQMREVIARLASAEAEVDRLTEAQASAQGEWSSRHCHLQAELNQATAQKECLSEQMLILQSKISSLEDELSKAKMQEKGEVMGPILEWEQLKQELADATLRHAECECTIARLKGEKEQAATLHAQERASLQAESQRLQVLVTELQEALSALRADREALELASKEERESLTAQLHTLTAEVASLTQTVQQREQEVKALGEEVQQECMQRGELNLAMEQQEREAREEIQELTSHVDTMGVSLRRAEEEVQVREKQLARQQQESALQREVLQEEMAASEKALKELKEQEEAVREEATRLHQEITTHATDLCSLRQEHTALQEQLARQQEEISLEKEAQSAAHREKEAVKEELSQLQDEVRSLGEQMAQLEEAQREKERLLLQSTENIETLQTERAAASSLAEAKDLELSSLREEVRAREEQLAMQQEEYRLQQEELAAQENEISNMRERLAGLMDQISLLKEVCQEGKNMDALREEHTAQLEQLRLVKEQVEEVQERNEETSAALREKESSLREKEESLRRLEEELQSTTSLASQRRQEELTSLKEEVISLQEEVERRRAAEALAVEEAREVAREQESKRMELEESVSALQQQLDSAIQDNDMKRQKCERLEQDLEQRGTRVEELRQQEDGARLEATRLRQEISTHLSHLEVVQRGKEELARQQEELRGEVSLHQQRASVLQQSLEEQEVAMRVLKEQTESTREEATVKMEALQAQLELVSSLAAAKDLQLSTLREEASALQEQLAKREQEISLQKEVLQEAQWEKESVEALREELARQQEELREELILQQQRAQSLEQSLEEQQEALKELTVKEERAREEATQLRQEISTHLSRLEEVQREQEGKAREESTVKMEALQAQLEVVSSLAAAKDLQLSTLREEASLLCQENTKHAADLKDVQWEKIRMESLLNEEHRALHEELAKEQEELRGEVSLHQQRAAELQQSLEEKQEALRELKEQLVQQQEDSSLQKDLQEAQAAALQEEVVDALRREVTLHQQRASMLQQSLEEQEVAMREQEEKSTEATLKMEALQAAKDMQLSTMTEKATTLQEQLVKREQEISLQKEALQEAHMEKESVEALREELVLQQQRAQSLEQSLEEQQEALKELTVKEERAREEATLKMVALQAAKDLELSTLRQEATQLRQEISTHVSHLEEVKSEGHLREEHTALQEQLAKQQEDSSLQKDLQEAQAAALQEEVVDALRREVTLHQQRASMLQQSLEEQEVAMREQEEKSTEATLKMEALQAAKDMQLSTMTEKATTLQEQLAKREQEISLLQEAHMEKESVEALREELVLQQQRAQSLEQSLEEQQEALKELTVKEERAREEATLKMVALQAAKDLELSTLRQEATQLRQEISTHVSHLEEVKSKDPLREEHTALQEQLAKQQEENSLQKELLQEVQATVLQEREAKEALRGEVSLHQQRSAELLQSLEEQKVAMREDLVRQKEEGQAAGQVEKELMEQEKEALLTRALQAEQNQSKLEESMAELRAQAESRESGQRQQLDALLLEKERLTEGNQVLEMKCSAAQRLEAVLQEELALLTEQMQGTELEKQVRDLREQLAANTEVVEHYKTQVEKAKSHYSGKKQQLVESQEQVTELQRSLEVRQHEVNAVTTEMKLLQNELEKARSKEKSLSSKVNTLEAQLAFADRHLREQSQVRPEGGPGRIEKMRGGRESVYLKVPQSQTHQETSGDSLDLSLDDSLNTTTRPLRPDESSTPLVRSSERVAAKRRALGGDSLETLYFTPMNNRQISRSSTERRLEGSITSLGELALDSARKRPPTSSARRRRTTQVINITMSKKSPGRGGAGGDSDNETFYSLASVRSHPNITGRTHTARPVSMEIFHTPGKPAVALSDQLLSLPGYRRSTVHVAAPQSTGHFCVGAENEPDHAADDWLRIAELQARNQSCLPHLKSSYPLESRPSLGPSFEFTDDDLRMGDPTETIRRASVMPGQIQESLSSHRLSLHPGPADSTTATRPAYGSHRLSLMPPKPKASSTLNNQNTHNLRGSNLSLKRSAKDQEPDTPEAKRMATSCFPRPLTPKGGRFSSSNNRQPLSPAERRQSMVFSIDNTPRKAASKSGFLQRGMSKIRSSTRKSPGNKSSRVPPSGDGKSPRSGAGSVKSPQPGGKAQRKSPRTNSIKSPANSTSARKMNFRRKM, from the exons ATGGTACTTCATCTTGATAAAGAGCATGCACTGTTGGAATGG GTTAACCACCTGAATGTGGACCTCCCGGTGCGGAGCATCAACGATTTACAGGATGGCGTTTTGTTGATGAAGCTCGTCTATAAACT GAGAAAGGAAGAGCCCGCTAAGTCCTATTTGGACCAGCATGTCCAGGAGAGGCTGAAAGTGGTCTCTGACTTCCTGCAAG GGGACTGCAGGTGCAGCACGGAACGGGGAGCTCTCATCTCCTGGGACAACATCAGCAATGGCCTAAACCTGGAGGTGGAGTTATCCAAG GTGCTTGTGCTCCTGTACTACCATAGTGTGATCAACAACCATGTTGACCTGAACCAACTGGAATACAAGTTTGAG GTTGAGCTTGCCTCCATGCTCCGCTTTGTATTGGACAATGAGAATAGCCTCTACTTGAGTGAGAACTTGGAGAAATATCTAAGGAAGAAGC ccctGTTTAGTTTCAACAGTGACATCTCCAgtacctcctcatcctccttgtTCAACGACGAGTCGCCAGTCTTCCAGCGCAGAAAGAAGATCGGTTCAGTTCAGTTTCTGGACCTACAAACTGTTGCGTCCTCGTCTGTCAG TTCTCCCCTGCAGGATGTGATGAACACTCCTCAGTTCCAGCTGAAGAAGCTGCAGAGGCAGCTGCgtcaggagagagacatgagggatgagCTGGAGAAAGACCTGACCACCAGCGCCACCACCCTCACCCAGAGAG AGAGTCAGATCTGTCAGCTGCAGCACCGTATTGAGAAGCTGCTGAGGGAGCAAGCTGAGCAGGAGCAGGAGCCCCGGGATGAGCTACAAGAACTGCACAGCAAGAACGAGGG GCTGCGGACCCGTCTCCATGAGGTGCTGAAGGAGTGCCAAGCGTTAAAGACCAACTCATCTCAGATGGAGCGGAAGGTGGATAGCCTGACAGAGGAGAATGGCACCCTTTCTGCCCAG ATGCGTGAAGTGATTGCTCGGTTGGCGAGTGCTGAGGCTGAGGTGGACAGGCTGACTGAGGCCCAGGCCTCTGCTCAGGGGGAGTGGAGCAGCAGACACTGCCACCTTCAGGCTGAACTCAACCAGGCCACTGCTCAGAAG GAGTGTCTGAGTGAACAGATGCTGATCCTGCAGAGCAAGATCTCCTCTCTAGAGGACGAGCTGAGTAAAGCCAAAATGCAGGAAAAAGGGGAGGTTATGGGCCCTATCTTGGAG TGGGAGCAGCTGAAACAGGAGCTGGCCGATGCCACCCTCAGGCACGCAGAGTGTGAGTGCACCATCGCTCGTCTGAAGGGGGAGAAGGAGCAGGCTGCCACCCTGCATGCCCAGGAGAGGGCCTCGCTACAGGCAGAGAGCCAGAGACTGCAGGTCCTGGTGACTGAGCTCCAGGAAGCCCTGAGTGCTCTGCGCGCTGACAGAGAGGCTCTGGAGTTGGCCTCCAAGGAGGAGAGGGAGTCCCTGACTGCCCAGCTCCACACCCTGACTGCTGAGGTGGCCAGCCTTACCCAGACTGTACAACAAAGGGAGCAGGAGGTGAAGGCGCTGGGGGAGGAGGTGCAGCAGGAGTGCATGCAGAGAGGGGAGCTGAACCTGGCTATGGAGCAGCAGGAGAGGGAGGCCAGAGAGGAGATCCAGGAGCTGACCAGCCACGTGGACACCATGGGTGTCTCTctgaggagggctgaggaggagGTGCAGGTCAGGGAGAAGCAGCTTGCCAGGCAGCAGCAGGAGAGCGCTCTACAGAGGGAGGTCCTACAGGAGGAGATGGCTGCATCTGAGAAAGCGTTAAAAGAGCTGAAGGAGCAGGAAGAGGCCGTTAGAGAGGAGGCCACTCGACTGCACCAGGAGATAACTACACATGCTACGGACCTCTGTAGCCTGAGGCAGGAGCACACTGCTCTGCAGGAGCAATTGGCTAGGCAGCAAGAGGAGATCTCCCTAGAAAAGGAGGCACAGTCCGCAGCCCACAGGGAGAAGGAAGCGGTGAAGGAGGAGCTCTCTCAACTCCAGGATGAGGTGAGGAGCCTGGGGGAACAGATGGCCCAGCTGGAGGAGGCTCAGAGGGAGAAGGAGCGTCTCCTCCTTCAGTCCACAGAGAACATAGAGAccctccagacagagagagccgCTGCCTCGTCCCTCGCTGAAGCCAAAGACCTGGAGCTCAGCAGcctgagagaggaggtgagggccaggGAGGAGCAGCTAGCCATGCAACAAGAGGAGTACCGCTTACAGCAGGAGGAGCTTGCAGCTCAGGAGAATGAAATCAGTAACATGAGAGAGCGGCTCGCTGGCCTGATGGACCAGATCTCTCTGCTGAAGGAGGTGTGTCAGGAGGGCAAAAACATGGATGCCCTGAGAGAAGAGCACACTGCCCAGTTGGAGCAGCTGCGGCTAGTGAAGGAGCAGGTCGAAGAGGTCCAGGAGAGGAATGAGGAGACCTCGGCAGCTCTCAGGGAGAAGGAGTCGTCTctcagggagaaggaggagagccTCCGGAGGCTGGAGGAGGAGCTACAGTCCACCACCTCTCTGGCCTCCCAGAGACGACAGGAAGAACTGACCTCACTCAAGGAGGAAGTCATCTCGCTGcaggaagaggtggagaggaggcgTGCAGCGGAGGCCCTGGCAGTTGAGGAGGCGAGGGAGGTGGCTAGGGAACAGGAGTCTAAACGTATGGAGCTGGAGGAGAGTGTGTCAGCCCTACAGCAGCAGCTGGACTCAGCCATCCAGGACAATGACATGAAGAGACAGAAGTGTGAGAGGCTGGAGCAGGACCTGGAGCAGAGAGGAACACGGGTGGAAGAGCTGAGGCAGCAGGAGGATGGCGCCAGACTGGAGGCCACTCGACTCCGCCAGGAGATCTCTACACATCTCAGCCATCTGGAGGTAGTgcagagggggaaggaggaacTAGCCAGGCAGCAGGAGGAGCTGAGAGGGGAGGTGTCCCTCCATCAGCAGAGAGCTTCAGTGCTCCAGCAGAGCCTGGAGGAGCAGGAGGTCGCTATGAGAGTGTTAAAGGAGCAGACGGAGAGCACCAGAGAGGAGGCCACTGTGAAGATGGAGGCCCTACAGGCTCAGCTGGAGTTAGTGTCGTCTCTGGCCGCAGCTAAAGACCTGCAGCTCAGCACTCTGAGAGAGGAGGCCTCTGCCTTACAGGAACAACTAGCTAAGAGAGAGCAGGAGATCTCCCTTCAGAAGGAGGTGCTGCAGGAGGCCCAATGGGAGAAGGAGTCAGTGGAGGCACTGAGAGAGGAGCTGGCCAGGCAACAGGAGGAGCTGAGAGAGGAGCTAATCCTCCAGCAGCAGAGAGCTCAGTCCTTAGAACAGAGCCTGGAGGAGCAGCAGGAGGCCCTGAAAGAGCtgacagtgaaggaggagagagccagagaggaggCCACTCAACTCCGCCAGGAGATCTCCACACATCTCAGCCGTCTGGAGGAGGTGCAGAGGGAGCAGGAGGGAAAAGCAAGAGAGGAGTCCACTGTGAAAATGGAGGCCCTACAGGCTCAGCTGGAGGTAGTGTCGTCTCTGGCCGCAGCTAAAGACCTGCAGCTCAGCACTCTGAGAGAGGAGGCCTCTCTACTCTGCCAGGAGAACACCAAACATGCAGCTGATCTAAAGGACGTGCAGTGGGAGAAGATTCGTATGGAGAGCCTGTTGAACGAGGAGCACAGAGCCTTACATGAGGAACTGGCCAAGGAGCAGGAGGAGCTGAGGGGAGAGGTGTCCCTCCACCAGCAGAGAGCTGCAGAGCTCCAGCAGAGCCTGGAGGAGAAGCAGGAGGCCCTTAGAGAGCTGAAGGAGCAGCTTGTCCAGCAGCAGGAGGACAGCTCCCTACAGAAGGACTTGCAGGAGGCCCAGGCTGCAGCCCTCCAGGAGGAGGTGGTAGACGCTCTGAGAAGGGAGGTGACCCTCCACCAGCAGAGAGCTTCAATGCTCCAGCAGAGCCTGGAGGAGCAGGAGGTCGCTatgagagagcaggaggagaagaGCACAGAGGCCACTCTGAAGATGGAGGCCCTCCAAGCAGCTAAAGACATGCAGCTCAGCACAATGACAGAGAAGGCCACTACCTTACAGGAGCAGCTAGTTAAGAGGGAGCAGGAGATCTCCCTTCAGAAGGAGGCGCTGCAGGAGGCCCACATGGAGAAGGAGTCAGTGGAGGCACTGAGAGAGGAGCTAGTCCTCCAGCAGCAGAGAGCTCAGTCCTTAGAACAGAGCCTGGAGGAGCAGCAGGAGGCCCTGAAAGAGCtgacagtgaaggaggagagagccagagaggaggCCACTCTGAAGATGGTGGCCCTCCAAGCAGCTAAGGACTTAGAGCTCAGCACCCTGAGACAGGAGGCTACACAACTCCGCCAGGAGATCTCTACACATGTCAGCCACCTGGAGGAGGTGAAGAGCGAGGGCCACCTGAGAGAGGAGCACACTGCCTTACAGGAGCAGCTGGCCAAGCAGCAGGAGGACAGCTCCCTACAGAAGGACTTGCAGGAGGCCCAGGCTGCAGCCCTCCAGGAGGAGGTGGTAGACGCTCTGAGAAGGGAGGTGACCCTCCACCAGCAGAGAGCTTCAATGCTCCAGCAGAGCCTGGAGGAGCAGGAGGTCGCTatgagagagcaggaggagaagaGCACAGAGGCCACTCTGAAGATGGAGGCCCTCCAAGCAGCTAAAGACATGCAGCTCAGCACAATGACAGAGAAGGCCACTACCTTACAGGAGCAGCTAGCTAAGAGGGAGCAGGAGATCTCCCTTCTGCAGGAGGCCCACATGGAGAAGGAGTCAGTGGAGGCACTGAGAGAGGAGCTAGTCCTCCAGCAGCAGAGAGCTCAGTCCTTAGAACAGAGCCTGGAGGAGCAGCAGGAGGCCCTGAAAGAGCtgacagtgaaggaggagagagccagagaggaggCCACTCTGAAGATGGTGGCCCTCCAAGCAGCTAAGGACTTAGAGCTCAGCACCCTGAGACAGGAGGCTACACAACTCCGCCAGGAGATCTCTACACATGTCAGCCACCTGGAGGAGGTGAAGAGCAAGGACCCCCTGAGAGAGGAGCACACTGCCTTACAGGAGCAGCTGGCCAAGCAGCAGGAGGAAAACTCCCTACAGAAGGAACTGCTGCAGGAGGTGCAGGCCACAGTCCTCCAGGAGAGGGAGGCTAAGGAGGCACTGAGAGGGGAGGTGTCCCTCCACCAGCAGAGATCTGCAGAGCTCCTGCAGAGCCTGGAAGAGCAGAAGGTTGCTATGAGGGAGGATCTAGTCAGGCAGAAGGAGGAAGGGCAGGCAGCAGGCCAGGTGGAGAAGGAGTTGATGGAGCAAGAGAAGGAGGCTCTGTTAACCCGGGCGCTCCAGGCAGAGCAGAACCAGAGCAAGCTGGAAGAGAGCATGGCTGAGCTGAGAGCCCaggcagagagcagagaaagTGGCCAGAGACAACAGCTGGATGCCCTGCTCCTGGAGAAGGAGAGGCTGACTGAGGGTAACCAGGTCTTGGAGATGAAATGTAGCGCCGCCCAGAGGCTGGAGGCTGTACTGCAGGAGGAACTGGCCCTGCTGACAGAACAGATGCAGGGAACGGAGTTGGAGAAACAGGTCAGAGATCTACGGGAACAACTTGCTGCCAACACTGAGGTAGTGGAACACTACAAAACACAG GTTGAGAAGGCCAAGAGCCACTACTCGGGGAAGAAGCAGCAGCTTGTGGAGTCTCAGGAGCAGGTGACGGAGCTGCAGCGCAGCCTAGAGGTCAGACAGCATGAGGTCAACGCCGTTACCACAGAGATGAAGCTGCTGCAGAATGAGCTGGAGAAGGCCAGGAGCAAAGAGAAGAGCCTCAGCTCCAAGGTCAACACTCTGGAAGCACAG CTTGCGTTTGCTGACCGTCACCTTCGAGAGCAGAGCCAGGTTCGACCTGAGGGGGGACCAGGCAGGATTGAGAAgatgagagggggtagagagagtgtCTATCTGAAAGTCCCCCAGAGCCAGACTCACCAGGAGACCAGCGGTGACAGCCTGGACCTGAGCCTGGACGACTCCCTCAACACTACCAC GAGGCCGTTGAGGCCTGACGAGTCCAGTACTCCCCTGGTGCGTAGCTCGGAGCGTGTAGCTGCTAAACGGCGTGCTCTGGGAGGGGATTCACTGGAGACCCTCTACTTCACCCCCATGAATAACCGTCAGATCAGCAG GAGCAGCACTGAGCGCCGGCTAGAGGGCAGCATCACATCTCTGGGAGAGCTGGCTCTGGACTCAGCCAGGAAGAGACCACCCACCTCCTCAGCTAGACGCCGACGGACCACCCAGGTCATCAACATCACCATGAGCAAG AAGAGCCCTGGTCGCGGAGGAGCAGGAGGGGATAGTGACAACGAGACGTTCTACAGCCTGGCCTCGGTCCGCTCCCATCCCAACATCACCGGAAGAACACACACCGCACGACCTGTCTCCATGGAGATCTTCCACACACCCGGAAAACCTGCCGTTGCCTTGAGCGATCAGCTCCTCAGTCTCCCTGGATACCGCCGAAGCACCGTCCACGTTGCAGCTCCACAGA GTACGGGCCACTTCTGTGTGGGGGCAGAGAATGAGCCTGACCATGCTGCTGATGACTGGCTACGCATCGCTGAGCTGCAGGCCAGAAACCAGTCCTGTCTACCTCACCTAAAGAGCAGCTATCCTCTGGAGTCCAGG CCCAGCCTGGGACCGTCCTTTGAGTTCACCGACGATGACCTGCGCATGGGCGACCCCACGGAGACTATCCGTAGAGCCTCTGTGATGCCCGGACAGATTCAGGAGTCTCTGTCATCCCACCGGCTTTCACTCCACCCGGGACCGGCCGACAGCACCACGGCCACCAGGCCAGCCTACGGCTCTCACCGCCTCTCACTGATGCCCCCCAAACCTAAAGCCAGCAGCACCTTGAACAACCAGAACACACACAACCTCAGGGGGAGCAACCTGTCACTCAAACGCTCAGCCAAAGATCAGGAACCAGACACACCTGAg GCTAAGAGGATGGCAACCAGCTGTTTCCCGCGCCCTCTTACCCCTAAAGGAGGTCGTTTCAGCTCATCCAACAACCGTCAGCCTCTTAGCCCT GCTGAGCGGAGACAGTCCATGGTGTTCTCCATCGACAACACGCCTCGTAAGGCAGCCTCCAAGAGCGGCTTCCTACAGAGAGGCATGAGTAAGATTCGCAGCTCCACGCGTAAATCCCCAGGGAACAAAAGCTCTCGTGTCCCGCCGTCCGGAGATGGGAAGTCTCCCCGCAGTGGAGCCGGGAGTGTGAAGTCCCCTCAGCCGGGAGGGAAAGCACAGAGGAAGTCCCCTCGGACCAACAGCATCAAGTCTCCAGCGAACTCCACCAGCGCACGCAAG ATGAACTTCAGGAGGAAGATGTGA